One Owenweeksia hongkongensis DSM 17368 genomic region harbors:
- the proB gene encoding glutamate 5-kinase: MAEHCDKKKRVVVKVGTNVMTNKDNRIVGPILKSLVHQIAKLYEEDVLTVLVSSGSAIAGKEVLGDSEIQDPTTRRQVFSAVGQPRMMRHYYSIFHDYGMRCAQVLATKRDFAPGKHRDNMINCYEALLSEGIIPIANEDDAVSLTMSMFSDNDELASLVAELIDADMLILLTDTDGLFTGHPDHDDSKIIRHVQIDQDVEQYIQESEKGEGEGRGGMESKLGVAKSTAAKDIPTYIANGKRENVIVDIVQGKEVGTRFTA; encoded by the coding sequence ATGGCAGAACATTGCGACAAAAAGAAAAGAGTAGTGGTAAAAGTTGGTACCAATGTAATGACCAACAAGGATAATCGCATTGTAGGCCCCATTTTGAAAAGTTTGGTACATCAAATTGCTAAGCTTTATGAAGAGGATGTACTTACAGTTTTAGTTTCCTCAGGTTCCGCTATTGCGGGAAAAGAAGTGTTGGGTGACAGCGAAATTCAAGATCCTACCACACGTAGACAGGTATTTTCTGCTGTGGGTCAACCGCGAATGATGCGCCATTACTACAGTATTTTTCATGATTATGGAATGCGCTGTGCACAAGTACTTGCCACCAAGCGTGACTTTGCGCCAGGTAAGCACCGTGACAATATGATAAACTGCTATGAAGCACTTTTAAGCGAAGGGATAATTCCTATTGCAAATGAAGATGATGCCGTTTCGCTTACCATGTCTATGTTTTCAGACAATGACGAGTTGGCCAGCCTGGTGGCGGAATTGATTGATGCAGATATGCTCATCCTATTGACGGACACAGATGGGCTTTTTACCGGTCATCCCGATCATGATGATTCAAAAATTATCCGTCATGTACAAATTGACCAAGATGTAGAACAATACATTCAGGAAAGTGAAAAAGGCGAAGGCGAAGGCCGTGGTGGAATGGAGAGCAAACTAGGTGTTGCAAAAAGTACCGCTGCCAAAGACATTCCTACCTATATAGCCAACGGTAAACGCGAAAATGTAATTGTGGATATAGTGCAAGGCAAAGAAGTGGGAACCCGATTTACAGCATAG
- the proC gene encoding pyrroline-5-carboxylate reductase → MKVLVIGAGNMGLTYAEAISKSELLQNNQLMILDTDSEKIKELRKSKNFEVFDSLKSCVPKADIIFVAVKPYHSEDLFAEMKSMVNAEQVFISIMAGVSIKFMQESMGVTKVVRAMPNLPAQVGKGVTSYTASEEVSRLELLTVENLLNTTGKTVRLDTENDIDASTGISGSGPAYIFYFMQSMIEAALKMGFSEHDSKVLVGQTFEGAVELFNSNNLSPNSWMDRVASKGGTTRAALDSMEDNNVKEMIKEAAYAAFNRAVELGKETV, encoded by the coding sequence ATGAAAGTATTAGTCATAGGAGCCGGAAACATGGGCTTAACCTATGCTGAAGCAATTTCAAAGTCGGAATTACTCCAGAATAACCAATTGATGATTTTGGACACCGATTCAGAAAAAATCAAGGAACTGCGCAAGAGCAAAAATTTTGAAGTTTTTGATAGTTTAAAATCCTGCGTTCCTAAAGCGGACATCATTTTTGTGGCCGTAAAACCATATCACAGTGAAGACCTATTTGCCGAAATGAAATCCATGGTGAATGCCGAGCAGGTTTTCATTTCTATAATGGCAGGGGTGTCTATCAAGTTTATGCAGGAATCCATGGGGGTAACCAAAGTGGTGCGTGCCATGCCTAATCTACCAGCGCAGGTAGGAAAAGGAGTTACATCTTACACGGCTTCCGAAGAAGTTTCCAGACTGGAGCTTCTTACAGTTGAAAATCTCCTGAACACCACCGGTAAAACGGTACGCCTGGATACCGAAAATGATATTGATGCCTCTACCGGTATTTCAGGAAGCGGACCTGCTTACATCTTTTACTTTATGCAAAGTATGATTGAGGCAGCTCTTAAAATGGGCTTCTCCGAACATGACTCTAAAGTATTGGTGGGCCAAACATTTGAAGGTGCTGTGGAGCTTTTTAATAGTAACAACCTTTCACCAAATTCATGGATGGACAGAGTGGCCTCTAAAGGAGGAACTACACGTGCAGCCTTGGATTCTATGGAAGATAACAACGTGAAAGAAATGATTAAAGAAGCTGCTTATGCTGCCTTTAATCGCGCTGTTGAACTTGGAAAAGAAACAGTATAA
- a CDS encoding glutamate-5-semialdehyde dehydrogenase, with product MRLLQTELKNKVLQSMMNILDKRREDIIAANQKDLDAFDKNDQALYDRLIVNEAKVDGMITAVKEVMQQDDPVGEVISQRKLENGLNIINKTAPFGTIMIIYESRPDVTIEAAVLAFKANSKILLKGGKEAFHSNVVLVECWHEALTENGLDKDWIQMLQMNREETQEFLRNPSQKLDLIVPRGGERLIEFVKQHAKCAVLVSGRGNNFLYVHKDADWQQALKVIVNAKTAKISACNALDKILVDENLPEFESHLKELQKVLKENKVEILVDDKVSGILNDEQTITDKAIWKEEFLALKSVVGSVSNPNEAIDLINENSGGHSSTIMTKDASTAETFMEQVDSAAVYHNASTRFTDGGSMGVGAELAISTDKLHHRGPLGLKQLVTNKYYVHGDGQIRE from the coding sequence ATGAGATTATTACAGACTGAACTTAAGAACAAAGTGTTGCAGTCTATGATGAATATTCTTGACAAAAGACGTGAAGACATTATAGCTGCCAATCAAAAGGATTTGGACGCATTTGACAAAAACGACCAGGCTCTTTACGACAGACTGATCGTAAACGAAGCCAAGGTTGATGGTATGATCACAGCTGTAAAAGAAGTGATGCAGCAGGATGATCCCGTTGGAGAAGTTATCTCACAGAGAAAATTGGAAAACGGCCTAAACATCATCAATAAGACAGCACCTTTCGGCACCATCATGATTATTTATGAGTCTCGCCCCGATGTTACCATTGAAGCAGCAGTTTTAGCCTTTAAGGCGAATAGCAAAATATTACTAAAAGGTGGTAAAGAAGCCTTTCATAGCAATGTTGTTTTGGTAGAATGCTGGCATGAAGCTCTTACTGAAAATGGCCTTGATAAAGACTGGATCCAGATGCTTCAGATGAATCGTGAGGAAACTCAGGAATTCTTAAGAAACCCAAGCCAAAAGCTGGATTTGATTGTTCCGCGTGGTGGCGAACGATTGATAGAATTTGTAAAACAACACGCTAAATGCGCAGTTCTGGTGAGCGGTAGAGGAAACAACTTCCTTTATGTACATAAGGATGCAGATTGGCAGCAAGCCCTTAAAGTGATTGTAAATGCAAAGACAGCTAAGATTTCCGCCTGCAATGCACTTGACAAAATTTTGGTGGATGAAAACCTTCCTGAATTTGAAAGTCACCTGAAAGAACTTCAAAAAGTGCTGAAGGAAAATAAGGTAGAAATATTGGTAGATGATAAAGTGAGTGGCATCTTGAATGATGAGCAAACCATCACCGATAAGGCAATTTGGAAAGAAGAGTTTTTAGCACTTAAAAGTGTGGTTGGTTCAGTGAGCAATCCCAATGAAGCCATTGATCTGATCAACGAAAATAGCGGTGGCCACTCCAGCACTATTATGACAAAAGATGCCAGCACCGCAGAAACTTTTATGGAACAGGTAGACAGCGCAGCGGTGTATCACAATGCCAGCACACGTTTTACTGATGGTGGCTCAATGGGCGTTGGTGCCGAGTTGGCTATTAGCACAGATAAACTTCATCATCGTGGACCATTAGGCCTTAAGCAATTGGTGACTAACAAATATTATGTTCATGGAGATGGACAGATAAGAGAATAG